In Cryptomeria japonica chromosome 10, Sugi_1.0, whole genome shotgun sequence, a genomic segment contains:
- the LOC131859133 gene encoding paired amphipathic helix protein Sin3-like 3: MDIEGPMSMEIPNNNALDPRNLDKDLNLAKQVMHSIPLMDLVKDTDNSIVVGERKETMETTDDLAIENPQEAPTLQQMGKLSTDDEELGRGYAVTLVSMDLMEFSGPPQNLGGKQKLTKDQKEEHDEFIEVLKDFKAQRIDMTGVIARVKEIFKGHPNLTLGFNTILPKRLEIEFDRAINYVNKIKTRFQYDEQVYKTFLEILNMYRKGNKTTSEVCQEVASLFKDHQDLLEEFNYFVHTPSCATQAAFPALEGMREVLE; the protein is encoded by the exons ATGGACATTGAGGGTCCTATGAGTATGGAAATCCCTAACAACAATGCTTTGGATCCTAGAAATTTGGATAAGGATTTAAACTTGGCCAAACAGGTGATGCATTCTATCCCTCTAATGGACCTGGTTAAGGATACTGACAACTCCATTGTTGTTGGCGAGCGCAAAGAGACTATGGAAACTACTGATGACTTGGCTATTGAGAACCCCCAGGAGGCCCCTACTCTACAACAGATGGGAAAATTGAGCACAGAT GACGAGGAGCTGGGACGAGGATATGCTGTTACTTTAGTTTCCATGGATTTAATGGAATT CTCCGGACCGCCACAAAATTTAGGAGGAAAACAGAAGTTAACCAAAGACCAAAAAGAGGAACACGATGAATTTATTGAAGTATTGAAAGATTTCAAGGCACAAAG AATTGATATGACTGGTGTTATTGCCCGTGTGAAAGAAATATTTAAAGGGCATCCCAATCTTACTTTGGGTTTTAACACCATTCTTCCTAAACGTTTGGAAATTGAGTTTGACCGAGCCATTAATTATGTCAATAAGATCAAG ACTCGATTTCAATATGACGAACAAGTATACAAAACTTTTCTGGAAATTTTGAATATGTATCGGAAGGGAAACAAGACAACGAGTGAAGTGTGTCAAGAG GTGGCTTCATTGTTCAAGGACCATCAAGATTTGCTTGAGGAATTTAATTATTTCGTACATACTCCATCTTGTGCAACACAGGCAGCTTTTCCTGCTCTGGAAGGGATGAGAGAAGTCCTAGAGTAA